AAAGGCCATCTCGCTTGCTCCATTCGGGGATTCACATCTGCTGATGCAGGCAAAACCGGATGAACTCATCATCAGTGAAGATGCCCTTCCGGATATTGATGATGATGAGGATAAGGATGAAGAGCGTGACGTGCTGGGCGAGATGGAGATTGCGGCACGTCTGATGATAACAGGCGGTGAGGCGGCCGAGGAGCAGAGGATGACGCGCGCCGATCGCGGGATGATACGTGAGGCCATTATGATCGCCGCCCGGACCGCTTTCGATGCGGAGCGGCAGATGTTGCCGGAAGACCTGATGTTCGCTCTGCAGAATATCGCCAGGGATGCCGGTGTGGGAGCGGACGGCCGGGAAAAACGTACGGCCGCGCGGCGGGCCCGGGCGGAAGAAATGTCTGAGGCGTTGCGAATGTTCACTGAGGGTTTTGAAGGGGAGTTGTTCAACCGTCCTGGCACGCCGTGGCCGGAGGCTGACGTGACCATCGTTGATCTTGGTACGCTGGCCCGTGAAGGTTATGAGGCACAGATGGCTGTCGCGGTGGTTTCCCTGCTTAACAGTATCAACAATATCGCCGAGCGTGATCAGTACAGCGACCGGGAAATTATTGTGGCAATAGATGAGGGCCACGTTGTGACGGCCAACCCACTGCTGGGACCCTACGCGACTAAAATTTCAAAAATGTGGCGTAAGCTCGGTGCGTGGTTGTGGATCTTCACGCAGAACCTGGCGGACTTCCCTGAAACAGCAAAAAAAATGCTCAACATGGCCGAATGGTGGATATTGCTCGTAATGCCGCCTGATGAGGTGGAAAACGTCAGCCGTTTTAAAACGCTGACCGATGAGCAAAAGGCCATGCTGCTTTCAGCGACCAAAGTCCCCAATGTTTATACTGAGGGTATTATTGTATCAAGGAAAGTTAAGGCACTCTTCCGGGCTGTCACACCGAGCCTTTATCTGGCGCTGGGTCAGACTGAGAAGGATGAAAAAGCCAGGCGGCGGGAGATTATGGAACGACTGCACTGCAGCGAGCTGGAAGCTGCTTTTCATGTCGCACGCAGTATGGATGAAAGACGCGGTATCGCTGTAGCACAGGAGAATCCATGAAAAAATTGACTATGGCGCCGCCAGTCGTTGTTCCTGACAAAGCGCTGATTGCTTCTGTCATTTTTACTGTCCCGCCTCAGGGAACGGCCACCATCGGCCAGTCCGACAGTGTATCGCTGGAGGTACTGCAGTACGAAATTATGAAACGTCTTGATAAGCCGGTTCTGATTTCTGTCTATCCGCATCGCATCGGGCGGCGTAGTTGCGTGGCGGTACACCTGACTGATGTAAATGAAAAAAAACTGGATATTCTGATCACCGTGACCGGCAATACCCTTTGGCCTGGTGAGGCTGAATTCAGAAATAGTCTGCGCTGGAATGTCTGTGTGTCTGACGCCACCGACCTGTTGTGGGTGCTGAAGGAGATTGACAGAGTCACTGGCGGGGAAATCTGCAGTTAACAGGACCTGCGTGTTTGTCGGACAGCGCTGTCTGCTGTCTGACAAACACGCAGGCTGCGGGTGCGGGCGGCAAAGAGCCCGCGTTAATGTACATTTTCACAGTGTTTTCTTCATAAAAACGCGACTCGTGCCATCGGGTTTGCAACTGACTTCGCCAAAGACCTCCCATCCATTCTTTTTGTAAAAATCAGGGGCCTGAAAACTGATGGTATAGAGTACGGCCGCAATGCATCCCCGTTTTTTCCCCTCAATTTCGAAACGAGACAGGAGTTCTTTTCCCAGTCCCTGAGAACGCAGTTCCGGTGCCAGCCAGACCAAATCGATAAACAGGAGGCCTAGGGAAGAACGACCCGTTATGCCGCCGAGGGCGTTGCCGGTATTGCTGTCTCTGACAATCACCGACAGCGGCTGGCGATCATTAAAGCCTGTGATGTCATCATTATAGTGGTTTAGTCCGTTTTCAATGACGCGAAAATCCTCTGTAGAGATCGCATCGGAAACATCAATATGCATAGCTTTCATTTATACCCTCAACTGTCAGTAGCCATCGTTGTAGCGACTCTGGATTTTATACAGGCGACGTGTTTCACTACGTCGCCCGTCCGGCGGGGTATTCGCACCCATATCAATACAGTGTTCCCGCCGACGTACAATCGCTTCGCGTTCGACATCATCTATCACACCGTCCATTACTGTCAGCCACCGACGGGCGGCCCGGCGCCATTGACCACGGCTTTCCAGTAATTCAGCAATACTGTCTTTCAGTTCCATATTTCTCCACCGGCCTGGCTGCCTGAACGTTGCCGGTTATTCTTCCACAGACGCAATCACAGTTCTTTATTTAACACTTAGCGCACTTTCAGAAAATGACACCTGAACCCACATGACGGAGTCTTCCCGATGCGCTATCCCTTTGAACTTGATCCGCAGATTATCCACCACATCATCTACAGTCAGGCCGGTTCCATCGGCAAGGCCGTGATTGAACTCATCATGAACAGCGTCGATGCCGGTGCCGGCGCGGTGATTATCGATATTACCCCCGAAGGCTTCTCCTGCAGGGACGATGGCCGGGGTTTTGCATCATACGACGATGTTAAGCGCTACTTTGGCCGATTCGGCACCCCGCACCAGGAAGGCGATGCCACTTACGGTCGTTTCCGGCTTGGACGTGGGCAGATTATGGCACATGCCCGGACGCTCTGGCGTTCGCAGCGATGGCAGATGTCCGTTGATACGCGCGAAATGGGGTATCACTATGACCTGGAAGAACTGGCGCTGGCGGAGCAAGGGTGTGTCATCAGCGGTGAGTGGTATGAGCCGCTGACCAGCCAGGAACGTATGTCCTGCCTCCAGGAAATCCGCGACCTGGTACGTTATACGCCCGTCACGGTGCATCTCAATGGAACCATTATTACCCGTAATCCGGCCCTGGAAAAATGGGATGCAGAAGACGATGCGGCCTGGTATCGCCTTCGGGAGGAAGGGGCCGTGTCGGTTTACAACCAGGGCGTACTGGTGCGGCACGATCCCGGTCATCTCTGGGGCGTGGGGGGAATGATTGTCAGTAAAAAACCCCTCGCGCTGAACGTTTCCCGCACCGAAATCCTCCGCAAGACCTGCCCGGTCTGGAAAACCGTGGCCGACCGGTTTGGTGAGCTTGCCGCGAGCTTCTCTGACAATCAGGGACAGCATCGTAAAACCGAAGCGAGGCGGGAGAAAACGGCCCGGGCGCTGCTATCAGGAGAAGGGGACCTGCAGAAACTGATGAACGGTGAAGAGGTCATCACCCTGCTGCCGGGAAAGCGGCACGTCACACTTGAGCATTTCATCCGCAAGTGCCGCTACTACCCTGCGGCAACAGACAAAAACTGCTTCACCCTCGCGCGTTATGCACGGGATGTTCCGCAGGGCGAAATCATTGCCCGGGCTGGTATTGCGCCGGTAGTTCATCCCGTCACACTGACACGCTTTGGCTGCCATGAACCGGATGAGTTCATGGAATGTCTGAACCGCATCCGCACCAACCTGATGGCGTACCGGGAACAGTTACCCCGACAACAGCGCTGGGGCACGGGCTGGCAGTCCGGGCTGGCGCTGGTTGACTTTGAGACCCTGAGTGCAAACTTTATCGATCGCACGCAAATGGTCAGTGAGATACAACTGGATAAGGAAACCCGACGGGCATGGACAGCGTTGCGCTGGTGCCTGGCCCAGTATGCTGCCGTCTGTTCGGGCGGCGAGGCGGGTTATCAGTCGCGTTCTTACGGCGGAAAACGCTTCCAGATCTTGCTGGGCGAGTCCACGTCGGCCGATGCCTGGACGGACGGTGAGACCTATATTGCCTACAACATTGATATCGTGCGCAGGCTGAAGTCTGATGCGCTGCGTACCGCCAGCCTGCTGTTCAGCCTGACGGAGCACGAGGTGGCGCATGAGGGTGACAGCCTGGACTGTGGCCACGATGAAGCCTTCTACCAGCGCTTCCATGATATCAGTACCCTGTGTGCCCCCGACCGTCAGCGCTATATGCACGTCTGGCTGATGAAGTACACCACCAGTCTGGAGGCGGAGGGAAAACGTGCCACAGGTACGGCCTGGCGGGAGCGCTGGCTGGCCGAGCGCGCCAGCACCGGCCGGGAGAAAAAAGGACTCCCGGGCGTCATCAGCCATGAAGGCATTGAGGCCGCTGTCAGCGCACCGCCAGAGCCGGAAGATGCGTCACGGCTCAGTTTTCTCAACCAGCAACTGAACGGTGCGGGCACTGCAGCACCGGCGGAGACTGACTGGAACAGCGTGGTGGCGGAAGGAATTGAGCAGACGCGGAAAAATCAGGCTGAGCGGTTACGGGAACAGAAGGCTCTGGAAGAATGGTACGCTTCAGAGGAAGACGCGTCCAACATGCTGACGGATGAGCAACGGGCGGCTGAAGCTGACGAGCAGATGTGGCTGGCGTCCCTTAAATTGCATTATCTGTCCATTTTACCCGGGGCGACTGAGGAAAATCTGAATGACAGGGTTGTGGAGTTTCTTGCTTATATGACCGTTTCAGAAGAGGAGGAACTGGCAGCCTGGTCCATGCAGGCCTGGGAAAACAGTGACCAGTGGTATGCCAGAAATACACGGTCATACAGTGAGGCTGATAATCTGTATGAACAGGACTTTGATCAGCCACTTGAGAAAAAGGTCCCGGCAGACTGGCTTCCGTATATGCAGGAAGGCGAAACACGATGGAGCATTGAGCGTAATGCGGCAGCGGCCGGGTTTATGCAGGCGCTGGATTATCTGGAATGGCGGCGCGACAGCGACACTGGTCAGCCATCCTGAGGTGCAGAATCCCGGATTTGTCAACCGGCCTGATGGTGCAGATTCTGCATTCTGTCAACCAGGAAACCCGGTTAATAAATTATCAGCACCGGGCTCAGAGTTAATTACTGACCGGCCCCGTCATTGAACGCACCCTGAGCGGGTTATTCACTCAGGGAGTGTTCTCCATGAAATTACCTGTCTGCTGCCTCGCAGCACTTTTCCTTACCGCCGGCGTCCGGGCCGGCACCGTCATTTATACCGACAGTACCCACCCTGTCCCGGGCAACCCCGGTCCTGACGTGACCGTCATTCTGCTGGATGCACCTGACCAGCTGCAGGCGCAACTGTTCGGGCCGCTGACAGCTGACCCGGCGCAGGCTGAACAGCAGGCGCGTGCCGTTATCAGTTCACCGGATTTTCAACGGCGCCAGCAGGACCTTGCCGGGGCCTATGTCGGCCTCACGCGCGCCTGGTCGCTGGGCCTTGAGAAATATCCCGCCGTGGTGTTTGACGATAAGTGGGTGGTTTACGGCACCTCCGACGTCGGTGTGGCCACACAGAAGCTGAACGTATGGAAGGAGACCGCACAGTGAAAATGACTTTCTCCCGTCCGAGCCGGCTGGCGCTGGCCACGTTAATGGTCTGTACGGGCACGATGGCCAGCGTCAATACCGCCAGCCTGCTCTCCAGTGCCGCCAGCCCGGACTGTATCAGCTGGCGCATCAGCGGTATCTGTTACTGGCTTTTATGCACCCCGTTCGGCTGCTCGGTGAAAACTTCCGTGAAGGTCACCCATTTTATTCCGGAAGCCGTGGTCTCGGCCTACCTCAGCCCGGGTGCCAATCCGTGGACCGAGATGTCGGCTGTCAGTAGCCTGGCCGACAGTACCGAAAGCACGCTGCTCGGTGGCGCTGCAGGTGTGACCACCGGCGGCGGCCGTCAGGAGATGAAAGCCCCGGGTGAACGCAAGCAGAACCTGCACTTTTACTATGGTGATGCTTATGGTCATCCGGCCACCAGACTCATCGGCGGGATGGTGCCGGGTTATTCGTGCGACAGTGCCGCCACGCCATTTATGCCTTACTTCACAAGCGCTCTCGATGCTCTGGCCTGGCGCACCGGCGTGCCGGAATCACTCTACCCGGAGGCGCTTATCCCCGGTCAGCGTGAAATCGGCAGCACGACCGGCGGCGATATGTGGGGCAACGTTTACCCCCGCAGCGGCTTTGTCACCCAGACCGACAGCTACAAATCGGCAGCCGTCGT
The window above is part of the Pantoea cypripedii genome. Proteins encoded here:
- a CDS encoding GNAT family N-acetyltransferase, with product MKAMHIDVSDAISTEDFRVIENGLNHYNDDITGFNDRQPLSVIVRDSNTGNALGGITGRSSLGLLFIDLVWLAPELRSQGLGKELLSRFEIEGKKRGCIAAVLYTISFQAPDFYKKNGWEVFGEVSCKPDGTSRVFMKKTL
- a CDS encoding TIGR03756 family integrating conjugative element protein — protein: MKMTFSRPSRLALATLMVCTGTMASVNTASLLSSAASPDCISWRISGICYWLLCTPFGCSVKTSVKVTHFIPEAVVSAYLSPGANPWTEMSAVSSLADSTESTLLGGAAGVTTGGGRQEMKAPGERKQNLHFYYGDAYGHPATRLIGGMVPGYSCDSAATPFMPYFTSALDALAWRTGVPESLYPEALIPGQREIGSTTGGDMWGNVYPRSGFVTQTDSYKSAAVVVQRVADIITREGQLHVYNPLSGQRSPGYWPPEPVQENTGTKNHKWQRLSPELSQSCAVFPDTGGQTAEDGNYAWALWQPYSCCKRRGQTFLYSTDFS
- a CDS encoding ATP-binding protein — encoded protein: MRYPFELDPQIIHHIIYSQAGSIGKAVIELIMNSVDAGAGAVIIDITPEGFSCRDDGRGFASYDDVKRYFGRFGTPHQEGDATYGRFRLGRGQIMAHARTLWRSQRWQMSVDTREMGYHYDLEELALAEQGCVISGEWYEPLTSQERMSCLQEIRDLVRYTPVTVHLNGTIITRNPALEKWDAEDDAAWYRLREEGAVSVYNQGVLVRHDPGHLWGVGGMIVSKKPLALNVSRTEILRKTCPVWKTVADRFGELAASFSDNQGQHRKTEARREKTARALLSGEGDLQKLMNGEEVITLLPGKRHVTLEHFIRKCRYYPAATDKNCFTLARYARDVPQGEIIARAGIAPVVHPVTLTRFGCHEPDEFMECLNRIRTNLMAYREQLPRQQRWGTGWQSGLALVDFETLSANFIDRTQMVSEIQLDKETRRAWTALRWCLAQYAAVCSGGEAGYQSRSYGGKRFQILLGESTSADAWTDGETYIAYNIDIVRRLKSDALRTASLLFSLTEHEVAHEGDSLDCGHDEAFYQRFHDISTLCAPDRQRYMHVWLMKYTTSLEAEGKRATGTAWRERWLAERASTGREKKGLPGVISHEGIEAAVSAPPEPEDASRLSFLNQQLNGAGTAAPAETDWNSVVAEGIEQTRKNQAERLREQKALEEWYASEEDASNMLTDEQRAAEADEQMWLASLKLHYLSILPGATEENLNDRVVEFLAYMTVSEEEELAAWSMQAWENSDQWYARNTRSYSEADNLYEQDFDQPLEKKVPADWLPYMQEGETRWSIERNAAAAGFMQALDYLEWRRDSDTGQPS
- a CDS encoding TIGR03757 family integrating conjugative element protein; its protein translation is MKLPVCCLAALFLTAGVRAGTVIYTDSTHPVPGNPGPDVTVILLDAPDQLQAQLFGPLTADPAQAEQQARAVISSPDFQRRQQDLAGAYVGLTRAWSLGLEKYPAVVFDDKWVVYGTSDVGVATQKLNVWKETAQ
- a CDS encoding PerC family transcriptional regulator, with the protein product MELKDSIAELLESRGQWRRAARRWLTVMDGVIDDVEREAIVRRREHCIDMGANTPPDGRRSETRRLYKIQSRYNDGY